GCCACATCGCCGGTGACTGCCAGCATCGTGCCGGCATCGAAGTTCGGATCGTTTACCGGCGGGGCCATTGCCGCGCCGCGTGCTTTGACCAGCGCGTAGTAATCTTCGTCGCTCAGGACGCCCGACGCCCATAGCGCGGACACTTCGCCGAAGCTGTGCCCGGCCGCGAAATCGGCCTTGAATCCTGCTTTACTCAGCAGCTTGAATAGCCCGGCGCTCAAGGCGCCGATGGCTGGCTGCGCGTAATCTGTCCCCTGCAGCGCCGCTTCCTGTGCGGCCTTCTCGTCAGCCTCGAACGCATGGCGCGGGTACACGACGTCCGAAAGCGTCCGCTTGCCTTCGTGCTGCAGCAGCGAGTCGATCCGCGCGTACGATTCGCGCACTTCCGGGAAATTCAGCGCCAGTTCGCGCCCCATGTCCAGATACTGCGAACCCTGCCCGGCAAACAACGCCACGACGTGACCGGTGGTGTTCTGGGCGCTGCGGCGGTAATACACGCCCTTGGGGTGCGACCAGTCGGCGGCGTCCGGCTTGCTCGCCAGCATATCCGCTGCGATGGTCAGCATCGAAATCGCTTCGTCGACGTTTGCCGCGACGAACCCGACACGGGCCGCACCAGTCGGTACAGCCGCCGTGCGCGACGCGCCGACCAGGTTCAGGAATGCGCTGTCCGGCTCTTCGCCTTGCAGGAGCGCCAACTGCTGCGCCACGACCGCGCGCAAATCCGCCGGGCTTCCCGCGTTCAGGATCACGCCCTGCGGCACGTTGTGTACGCGGTACGAACCTTTATGGTCGCCCGTGTATTCTTCCATAACGACATGGAAATTGGTGCCGCCGAAGCCGAAAGAGCTAACGCCCGCGCGCCGCGGCGTGTTCTCCGCCGCTCTGATCCACGGCCGTGCTTCCGCGCTGACGTAGAATGACGAATTCGCCATATCAAATTTCGGGTTCGGTTTGACGACGTTGCGCGTCGGCGGCAGCACCTTGTGATGCAGCGCCAGCGTGGTCTTGATCAGTCCGGCCGCGCCCGCCGATGCCTTGGTGTGCCCAATCTGCGATTTCACACTGCCGATGGCGATGTGCTGCTTCTCGGTATCGTGCTGGTTGAAATAGCGGATAACCGTCGTAACTTCGGTTGAGTCGCCGGCGACCGTTCCCGTGCCGTGCGCTTCGACCAGCCCGACTGTCGCCGGGCTGAAACCGGCATCTTCGTATGCGCGGCGCAGCGCTTTTTCCTGGCCTTCGCCGCGCGGTGCGTAAATGCTCTTGAACCGCCCATCGCTGGATGAGCCGATGCCCTTGATGACCGCATAAATCCGGTCGCCGTCGCGCTCGGCATCTTCCAGCCGCTTGAGCACCATCATGCCGATGCCTTCGCCGACCATCATGCCGTCGGAGTCGGCGTCGAACGGACGCGGATGCGTGCCCTTGGTGAATGCCGGCGTCTTGCTGAAGCACATGAACATGAAGATCGAGTTGTCCACATCCACGCCGCCGGTGATCATCATATCGGCGCGGTGATCGGTCAGTTCAGCGACGGCCATCTTCAGCGCTGCCATCGTGCTTGCGCAGGCGGCATCGACCACGCAGTTTGTGCCGCCGAGGTCGAACCGGTTGGCGATCCGGCCGGAAATCACGTTCCCCAGCATCCCCGGAAAGCTGTTTTCTTCCCAGCGGATATAGGCCAGTTTCATGCGCTCGATGATCTTGGCGCGGTCTTCGTCGCCGATGCCGTAGCTTTCGAGGACTCTGTCCCACACCGGGTACTGCAGCCGCGCGGTCAGCGGCGTAATCAGCTTTTGCCCGCCGCCTACGCCCAAAATCACGCCGGTACGGTCACGGATTTCTTCCGCGCCCATCAGATAGCCCGAGTCGCTCAGCGCCTCTTTGGCCACCAGCAGCGAAAGCATCTGCGAGACATCCGTCACTTCCAGGATGTTGGGGGGAAGGCCAAATTCGAGCGGATCGAAGTCCACTTCAGGCAGAAAACCACCGCGCTTGCTGTAGGTCTTATCAGGCGCGGCCGGGTCAGGGTCGTAGTAATCGTCAATATCCCAACGGGAAGCCGGGATATCCGTGATGCAGTCCACCTTACCAATGATGTTGTTCCAGAATTCCCGCAGATTATGCGCTTCGGGCATAATCGCACCGAGGCCGATCACGGCAATCGGGGTATGGCGGAGTTGAGCGCTCAGATCAGACACTAAATGTGACTCCCTACTTCATTCGCGCAGAGTATCATAGTCGAAATGGCCGATAGTTGTATCGCGAAGTTTGATTCATTACGGTATTGATGAACACTGCAAGTGTTGGCCATAACTATAGAAACCATTGATCGGGCGAAAAGTTATGAATTTCTATGAGTTTATGTCGAGATTTACTAATCTTAGCGCATTGACGTAGGGGTTTACGACTATGGCCGTCACGCTGCGACCCGCCAGCGCCTACACCATGCAGGAACTCACATCTATCTATAATCAAGCGCGTAGCGATTATCTCGTGCCGATGCAGATGACCCCGGTCCAGCTTGCCGAGCACCTCCGCCGCTACGACATCGCTCTGGAGGCCTCCTGTGTCGCCGAAGAGGACGGCCAGCCCTGCGGCCTGGGCATGCTAGGCGTGCGCGATGACCGCGCCTGGATCACCCGTTTGGGCGTCTTGCTGTCTCACCGCCGCAAAGGGGCAGGGCATCTGATTGTCGCCTGGCTGATCGAGTGCGCGCGCGGTCTCGCCTTGCGGCGGGTTCAGCTCGAAGTTATCCACGGCAACGACTCGGCCCGCAAACTGTTTGAGTCGATCGGCTTCAAAGGTTTCCGCGACCTGGTCGTCCTGCAGCGTGCGCCGACCGCCCAACTGCCACCCTTCACCGAGGTCGACAGCGAGCCTATCCATGTCCACACCTGCGCCAAGCTCCTTGAAAACTACGTCCTGGACGCCTCATGGGTCGCGGAGCCGCGCTCAATCCTCCAGACCGGCGGACTGACCGGCTTTGCGCTTCCGTCGGGGCGCGGTTGGCTGATCTGCTGCGCCGCCCTCGATCAGATCGAGCATATCGTCGTCGATCCCAGCGCCAGCCGCGACACCGCCCGCTCTCTCCTTTGCCACCTCCATACCCGCTTCCCGGCGCACATCACCACCGTCGAGAACATCCCTGCCGACAGCCGGTTGGTCCCGCTTTACCAGTCCCTCGGATACACCGTCGCCTTCCAGCGCCTGGAGATGGCGCTCGCCCTCTAGCAGTCATCTATTCGGGTCAATTCTGACCGCTCCGGACTCAATTCCTCCCTCAATTCTTGTTCGAACAAATGAACAAATGTTCGAACATTTGTTCGCGCAGGTTATGCAAACCGTGATACGCTGTTTTCGACGGTCCAAACAATCCGGGGAGGTGCGTCACCCTTAGCCAAAGTCAGAGTCCCAGTTCCGGCGTTGAACCCTGTTCTGCCGGTTCGCTGTTCGGGAGCCATGCTGTGCCAACCGGTCACCCCTGGGCCTGCTGACGGTCGAGGGTTTCCTGGATAGCCAGTTCGATGAACGATGCGCTCGTCCAGCCGAATATTGGCGCGGCTTTGGGCGGGTGCTCGGCGGTATGCGGGTTGTAGTACTCGTAAATGTCGTCGTGCTGCATCATCAGGTTGAGTGACTCGCGCCGCAACTTGCGCGCGACTTCATGCTTGCCGGCGCGTTCCAGCGCTTCGACGAACAGCAGGTTGATGTTGACCCAGATCGGGCCGCGCCACATCTGCATGGCGTCGAATTTCGGGTCATCCATCGCGACCGTCGCCAGCGGCCACTCTGTCCACAGCCGCTCCGAGGTCAGATGTTCGACGACCCGTTCGACTTGTGCCTCGCTCAGTCTGCCGGTCCATAGCGGCAGCAGATTGAAGGGCGTAAAGATGTTGACCGGCGTCGTGCCGTCGACCAGCGCGTGGAAGTAGCCGCGTTGGTCGTCCCACAAGACAAACTGCATCAACGCGGCCAGCGAATCGGCTTGCTCGCGGTGTTTGGCAGCCGCTTCGTGCAGACCGATCAGTCCGGCGATCTTCGCCAGACAATCGGCCTGGACCACCAGATAGGTGTTCAGATCAGGGGCGACCACCGGCATCCCTTCGTCAAACAGCGGTGAATCGTCAAGACCGGAGGAGAAAGGATGGTGATATTCGGCCAGGCCTGTCGCGCTCTTACACTGCTCGAACCAGTAGGCCTGCCAGCGGGCCATCGGTTCGTACAGCTCGTTCAGGTATTCGAGGTTGCCGCTTGATTCGTAGATCTTCAGCGCCGCCCATGCCATAAACGGGGGCTTCGTCACGTCCGCATCGACCGGTGCGGTCAGGTGTGTGACGATTCCTTCGTCGTGAATCGCATCCGGCAGCATCCCATTCGGCTGCTGGTGGTCGATAAACAGCCGCAGTTGGTTGATTGCAGTCTCTGCATCGACATGGCGGTAGGCGGCTGCATGGTAGTACTGGTCCCACAGCCATGCGCCGACATAATGCATTTTCGATGGGCTGGCCGCCTCGCGGGTCAACGTATCGCGCGGGCTGAACAGCGCCACGCGCATGACCCACCAGGCGTATTCGTACTGCGCCTCGTATTCGGGCAGCACCGGCGGCGTCAGGTCGAACCAGTGCTGCCAGGCCTCACGTGAGCGTGCGATCACTGCGGAAGGGCTGGGGACACTGCGGTTGAACCGGATGTCCGGCGTGATGTGCAGCAGCAGCGCGTTACCGTGCGTGGCGCTGATCTTCAGTTCGACCTGCACGTTCTCTCCGTCTGCCGGTGTAACGATCTGCTGGACGACACGCGCGTTGGTTGTATAGGCCGTGTTGCGGCGGCCATACAGCGTGCCGCCGCGCATATGGGTCTCGAAGCGCTGGGCGTGCGCCGTGAACCGGAGCGTGTAGGTGCCTTCCGGCAGCTCTGCGATCAGCGTGTCGGGGTCCGGGAATGTCCAGGACAGCGTGCCGATCGCGCTGTGGATGTGGGCGACGTGGGGGTAGGTCTCGGTCTCAAATGACTGTGCCGCGCCGTGCGCGTCGTACAGTTCGAAATTGTCGATGAACGGCGGCCGTTTCCGGTAATGGCCGACCTCTGCTTCGTGTTTCACCCAGCGTTCGGCCAGCTTGATGTACAGCGCGTTCTCGCGGCGGAACAGCAGGATCCGCGATCCTCGGTCTGTAAAGGGGATGGTGACCATGTTGATCCGGTTGCGTAAGTGTTCAATGGCAGACATAAGAATTCCTTTCGTAAGTGTTTACCCGGTTCTAGTCGCGCCTCTGTTTCCGAACCGCATCGTCTGTGGAAGCGCTGCCTCGACGCTTCAGCGAGGGACTAGCGCCCCTCGACCCCTCATGAGCGAGGTGCAGGAGTGCAAACTCCTGCCGGGGTTTGGGGTGGGGTCCCAACGAAAGTGTCTAGCGCTCTGGCTTCACCGTGCCTCCGCCGATACGGGATACTTTAGCCATGCCACCTGGAACGGCGCCAGCCAGATTGTCTGGTCATAATCGCCGTCGCTCAGGAGATCGCGGCTCCGGCCCTCCGGGAGTTTCACGGTTACGGGGCTGCTGCTCACGTTGTGCAGCGCGATCACCCGCTGCGCCTTGTCTGGGGAAGTGCGCTCCAGCCCGAAGACCTGCGGCCCGCAGTCGAGGACGCGCTGATGGCCGAACGGGTGGAAGGCCGGCTCATTTGTGCGTGCCGCCAGCAGCCGCTTAACCCCGGCAAAAACCCGCGCGCGCAGCGAATCGGGGCGGGCCAGTTCAGCTGTCAGATCGTCCGCGCCGAACTTCTGCCGGTTGATCGCGCGGTTGTAGCCGTGGAGGGTGACGCCCTCGCCCCAGTTCCGCGACCCGAACAGGCTGTGGAAATAGATCCCCGGTACGCCGACGAACGCCAGCATGATAGCCTGCGAACAGAGGAACCGGTGGGCGGCGGTCTGCGGTTCGTGTTCCGTCACCGCCGGGTCGGTGATGGCATCGAAATAGGTGATGTTCATCTCGTAGGGGCTGCGCGTGCCGTCGCCGTTGTCCTTGTAGCTCACGCGTCCGCCGTGCGCCTCGACCATCGCCAGCATCGCGTCGATTTCATCGTCGGCCAGCAGGCCGCGGGCGGGCGTGACGCCGATGCCGTCATGCGACGCACAAAAGTTGAAGTATGTCGTCCGGTCGCTGACGCGCTGTATCGTCTGCCCCCATGCCGCCAGCCGCGAGACATCGCCGGTCCGGAAAGTGTGGAGCAGCAGCGGCGGCAGAGAGAACTGGTAGACCATCTGCGCTTCGTTGCTGCCGTCTCCAAAGTAGGAGAGGTTCTCGTGGTGCGGCACGTTCGTCTCGGTGATCAGCGGCACGTCTGGCGCGACCCTATCCAGCACGTCGCGCATGATCTGGACGACCAGGTGCGTTTCGGGCAGGTGGATACACGATGTCCCGATCGTCTTGCAGAGATAGGCAATGGCGTCCAACCGGATCAGGTCGGCGCCCTGTTTTACATAGAACAGCAGCACGCGCAGCAGTTCGAGCAGGACTTCCGGATTTGCCGCATTGACGTCGATCTGGTCGGCGCTGAAGGTCGTCCAGACATGCTTGACGCCGCTGGGCGTCTCGAATGGAGTCAGCAGGGCAGCGCGCGCGGCCGCCGTACCCTTGACAGGTCCGCAGCCGGATCAACCGTGACAAAATACCCGTCATACGGTGCTTCATCGCGCAAGAAAGCCTGGAACCACGCGCTCGCCGCCGAAATGTGGTTGAACACGGCGTCGAACATCAGGCGGAATGAGTGCCGGAACGCGGCCAGGTCGGACCAGCTTCCCAGGACGGGATTGATGGCAGTGTAGTCGACTACCGAGAACCCATCGTCCGAGGTGTATGGGTAGAAGGGCAGGATATGCACCGTGCCGATCTCCGGCGTGATCGTCTGCTCCAGGAACTGGCGCAGGCTCTCCAGCGGAGTCTCAGTGTCGCGCGTCACCATGTCGCCATAGGTGATGAGTACGGCGTCTTTCTCTGACAGGTCATGTGGGGAGCGCGGAGGGAGTGCGGCCGCATCGACCAGCGCTGAAATGCGTGACGCCAGGGTTTCCGCACGGTCAGGGCCGTAAAGCAAGGCGAGTTTGCGGGTCAGATCAGGGGGAAGCGCGGTCATCTGCAGGCATCCAAATCGTTTTGGATAATGCATCCCAAGTGTACCATGCACGGGCGTATCCGGCTAATCATGGTTGGCCGGCGTCACGCTCGCGCGCATCTGTTCTACGGCAGAGAATGTGGGAGGTTAATTCGTCCGTCCACGCTGGCGTGGGTCGAGCACATCGCGCAAGCCGTCGCCCAGCAGGTTGAAGCCGAGCACGCCCAGCATGATCGCCAGCGCCGGGAACACCATCAGGTGCGGCGCGATCTCGGCAATCCCACGGCTCTCGCTCAGCATGACGCCCCACGAGGGCGCCGGTGGCTGCACGCCCAGCCCGAGGAAGCTCAGGCCTGCTTCTGTCAGCAGCGACCACGACAGCGCGAGGCTGACCTGGACGATCAGCGGCGGCAGCGTATTCGGCAGGACGTGGCGCAGGATGATCCGCGCGTCGGATACCCCCAGGCAGCGTGCCGCCGTGATATATTCCATCTCTTTGACCGACAGCACCGGGCCACGGGCGACCCGCGCGAAGATCGGCGTATACACGATCGAGATTGCGGCCACAGTCGTGCTGATTCCGGCCCGAACACGCTCACGATCACCAGTGCCAGCAGCATCGCCGGCAGGGCGAAAAACACGTCCATCAGGCGCATCATGATGTTGTCGAACACACCGCCGAAATAGCCGGACAGTGTTCCGATGGCCGTGCCGAGGACGGTCGCGACCGTCACCGAGAGCAGCGCCACGCGCAGCGAATACACGGCACCGACCACGATCCGGCTGGCCATATCGCGTCCCAGCAGGTCGGTGCCCATGATGTAGGTTTCACTGGGGGCTTTCAGCCGGTCGGGGGTATGTGTCTCATTGGGCGGATAGGGAGTCCATCCCAGCAGGCCAACCAGCCCGACGGCCAGGTAAAAACTCACCAGCAGCAGGCCGACCAGCCCGCTCCGGTTCCTGAGGATGCGGCGGAACACTGAAGGGTTCTTAGGCGTGTTGAGCATAGGAGATTCGCGGATCGACCGCGGCATAGACCAGATCGGCGATCAGGTTGATGATCAGGAAGTTAAGCGCGACGAACAGGGCGATCCCTTGAACGAGCGCGTAATCGCGCTGGGAAATGGCGTTGTAGACCAGCCGTCCGATGCCCGGCAGCGAGAAGATTTCCTCGGTGATGACCGCGCCGCCGAGCAGATAGCCCATCTCGACGCCGATGATCGTGACCACCGGGATCAGCGCGTTGCGCAATGCGTGCCGGCGAATGACCGTGCCTCTGTCAGTCCCTTGCTGCGGGCCGTCCGGACATAATCCTGCCCGAGGACTTCCAGCATCGCCGAGCGGGTTGTCCGCATGACCGACGCCGAAAACGAAAAGCCCAGCGTGATCGCCGGGAAGATCATCTGTCCAAGGTTCGTGCGCGGATCCTGGGTGAAAGACACGAAATTGCCGGAGTTCGGCTGGACGTGAAAGTAGACCGAAAGCACATAAATAATCAGCGTTCCAAGTAGGAAACCGGGCGTCGCCAGCCCTAAAAGGCCGAGCAGACGTCCAAATAAGTCGATAATCGAATTATGCCGGACAGCCGCAAGGATGCCGATCGGGATGCCGATGCTCAGGGCGATCACCATGGCCATCAGCGCAAGCTGCAGGGTGACCGGGAAGCGCGACAGGATCACCTCCAGGACCGGCATGCCGTGTCTGACCGATAGCCCCAGGTCGCCGCGCACGACACCGCCCATCCAGTTGAAGTACTGCTCGATTGGCGGCTTATCGAGTCCGAAGTAAGTTTCCAGCGACGCGCGCTGGGTTTCGGTCAGCATACCGGCTTCGGTACCCAGCATCGCCACGATCGCATCGCCCGGCACAAGCCGGATCGCCGTGAAGATCAGGATCGATACGCCTATCAGGGTAGGCAGGAAGGCGATCGCGCGTTGGGTGAGGTATCGGAACATTGTCAGGCCAAAAGGGGAAAGGAGGGGAGAGCGGTTTAACCCGCTTTCCCCTGCGGCCTTCCCCTTAGCACCCTGCCTAGCGGTCGAGTGAGACTTGCGACAGCGAAATCAGCGAGTCGGTCGGATACGGGACGAATCCGGTGACATACGGCTGCTGCGCGGTGTATTCATAACCGACATACAGCCATACCCATGGCGCCTGCTCGGTGACATAGGTCTGGAATTCAGAGAAGATCGCATAGCGCGCTTCGGGA
This DNA window, taken from Candidatus Flexicrinis proximus, encodes the following:
- a CDS encoding GNAT family N-acetyltransferase, with the translated sequence MAVTLRPASAYTMQELTSIYNQARSDYLVPMQMTPVQLAEHLRRYDIALEASCVAEEDGQPCGLGMLGVRDDRAWITRLGVLLSHRRKGAGHLIVAWLIECARGLALRRVQLEVIHGNDSARKLFESIGFKGFRDLVVLQRAPTAQLPPFTEVDSEPIHVHTCAKLLENYVLDASWVAEPRSILQTGGLTGFALPSGRGWLICCAALDQIEHIVVDPSASRDTARSLLCHLHTRFPAHITTVENIPADSRLVPLYQSLGYTVAFQRLEMALAL